A segment of the Allosaccharopolyspora coralli genome:
GATGGACGAGATGGGGGTGGAACCGTGAGCGACGAGCACCGCACCGTGGTCGAGATGCTCGGGGCGTTCGCGCTCGACCAGCTCGACGACCACGAACGCACTCGTGTCCTCGCACACCTGGACTCGTGCACCCGTTGCCGCGCGGAACTGGACGACATCGCACCGCTGGCGCAACCGTTGCGGCAGGTCGACCCTCACACGCTGACGAGTACACCGGCTCCGCCGCCTGGACTCGACGACAGCATCGTGCACGAGATCCGGTCTCAGCAGGCTCGTACTGGACAGGTACGTCCACGCTGGGTCGTGCCGGTCGTCGCAGCGGCGCTGACAGCGATCGTCGCCCTGCCCCTCGGTTATCTGGCGGCACCGAGCCCCCCGGACCAGCCCGTGGAGCCGGTGGTGGTGGCGATCGAGGACCGCGACGTGGAGGCCGGCGCCGAAGTCATTCCGCACACCTGGGGAATGGAGATCACTCTCGCCGCGAGCGGCTTCGAGGCCGACGAGACGTACCGGGTCGTGGTCACCTCCGACGACGGTCGCCG
Coding sequences within it:
- a CDS encoding anti-sigma factor, with the protein product MSDEHRTVVEMLGAFALDQLDDHERTRVLAHLDSCTRCRAELDDIAPLAQPLRQVDPHTLTSTPAPPPGLDDSIVHEIRSQQARTGQVRPRWVVPVVAAALTAIVALPLGYLAAPSPPDQPVEPVVVAIEDRDVEAGAEVIPHTWGMEITLAASGFEADETYRVVVTSDDGRRVSAGEFIGTGDQEMTCNLNSSVLREDAAGFEVRSEAGELVLTSSL